A stretch of Henckelia pumila isolate YLH828 chromosome 4, ASM3356847v2, whole genome shotgun sequence DNA encodes these proteins:
- the LOC140865937 gene encoding uncharacterized protein yields MVPLLSQAAGGGGGALLSSTHQSSLKFANPIPPLFSKHRRNFSVSRRFKPLTLANAAESSSGGAATKPDSSTTIPVNEEGPSSISLVGQENVPLEGVIQFEKPNSSSLLAKWGLVTVLAGGDVAALLLFSAIGRYSHGFSVFDFETFKTADPFIAGWFLSAYFLGGYAEDGRGMNGLFKAVFAAAKSWAVGIPLGLIIRTATIGHTPPTNFILVTMGSTAVLLIGWRTLLFSIFPANKGKKDDAYKRGNPFELFELLTSLVRRW; encoded by the exons ATGGTGCCTCTGCTTAGCCAGGCAGCCGGTGGCGGCGGAGGAGCATTGCTCTCTTCCACACACCAATCCTCCCTTAAATTCGCTAACCCAATCCCGCCTCTTTTCTCCAAACACCGTCGCAATTTCTCCGTTTCGCGCCGCTTCAAGCCCCTGACGCTCGCTAACGCCGCCGAGTCTTCTAGCGGCGGTGCCGCCACTAAGCCGGATTCCTCTACCACCATTCCTGTAAACGAAGAAGGTCCTAGCTCTATCTCTCTGGTGGGACAGGAAAATGTCCCACTTGAAGGTGTTATTCAGTTCGAAAAGCCAAATTCTTCTTCCCTTCTTGCTAAATGGGG TCTTGTGACTGTTTTGGCTGGGGGTGATGTGGCGGCGCTGCTTTTGTTCTCTGCAATCGGGAGATATAGTCATGGATTCTCTGTTTTCGATTTTGAAACCTTCAAAACCGCGGATCCTTTCATTGCTG GATGGTTTCTCAGTGCTTATTTTCTTGGCGGATACGCCGAGGATGGCCGAGGTATGAATGGCTTGTTTAAGGCTGTTTTTGCAGCTGCCAAGTCCTGGGCTGTTGGCATACCG TTGGGATTAATCATTCGCACAGCCACTATAGGCCACACACCACCAACCAATTTCATTTTAGTCACCATGGGCAGCACTGCTGTATTGCTGATTGGATGGCGAACACTGTTATTTAGTATTTTCCCTGCTAACAAGGGCAAGAAAGATGATGCATACAAGCGTGGCAATCCTTTTGAATTGTTTGAG CTTCTTACGTCGTTGGTGAGAAGATGGTGA
- the LOC140863428 gene encoding AP2-like ethylene-responsive transcription factor ANT, which yields MKPLNNDSNGSNNNWLGFSLAPHMRMEANNTTNGVAAASFCLSSSHLNNSGLCYGVAENGVFHSPLSVMPLKSDGSLCIMEALSRSQSGAMVTNSSPKLENFLGGATMANHQYGSTASPHRDAMVLSLDSAFYNQEHYRQQNHFYSGLNCNPMYQTTEEQPNMSEDEIPCLKTWMDQNQVLENQVNNSNNNDLVNDRVVMGCGDLQSLTLSMSPGSQSSCVTASRHISPAETNEGVTMETKKRGLEKIPQKQTVHRKSIDTFGQRTSQYRGVTRHRWTGRYEAHLWDNSCKKEGQTRKGRQVYLGGYDMEDKAARAYDLAALKYWGASTHINFPLENYHRELEEMKNMTRQEYVAHLRRRSSGFSRGASMYRGVTRHHQHGRWQARIGRVAGNKDLYLGTFSTQEEAAEAYDIAAIKFRGANAVTNFDISRYDVEKIMASNTLPTGEIARRNKDREPNVEVPAIEYNTVGPGNVECAQVKSVGNVPDWKMVLRNQENSTTEANNVRTMNIGNYQSSPFSVGLHDLIGMDSSHSMVDDSGTHVIQHLSNPSSLVTSLSSSREASPDKKLTPLVFASLGSSNMNSWIPTAQLRPVPLTMAQLPVFAPWDDA from the exons ATGAAGCCCTTAAACAACGACAGCAATGGCAGCAATAACAACTGGTTGGGATTTTCTCTGGCACCCCACATGAGAATGGAGGCTAACAATACCACTAATGGGGTTGCGGCAGCAAGCTTCTGTCTTTCTTCTTCTCACCTCAACAATTCTGGGCTGTGTTATGGTGTAGCTGAAAACGGTGTCTTTCACTCCCCATTATCAGTAATGCCACTCAAATCTGATGGCTCTCTTTGCATTATGGAAGCTCTTTCTAGATCACAATCCGGAG CTATGGTGACTAATTCTTCTCCAAAACTTGAAAACTTCTTGGGAGGTGCAACGATGGCGAATCATCAATATGGCTCCACCGCCTCTCCTCATAGGGACGCTATGGTTTTAAGCCTGGACAGCGCATTTTACAATCAAGAACATTACAGACAGCAAAATCACTTCTATTCTGGCCTTAACTGCAATCCCATGTACCAAACGACTGAGGAACAGCCAAATATGTCTGAGGATGAAATTCCGTGTCTGAAAACATGGATGgatcaaaatcaagtacttGAGAATCAGGTCAATAACAGCAACAATAATGATTTGGTTAATGATAGAGTTGTGATGGGATGTGGGGATTTACAATCCTTGACTTTATCCATGAGTCCTGGTTCACAGTCAAGCTGTGTTACTGCTTCAAGGCACATTTCACCCGCTGAAACTAATGAGGGTGTAACCATGGAAACTAAGAAGAGAGGGCTTGAGAAAATACCTCAGAAGCAAACAGTTCACAGGAAATCTATCGATACATTTGGACAGAGAACTTCACAGTACAGAGGTGTGACAAG GCATAGGTGGACAGGTCGATATGAAGCTCACTTGTGGGATAACAGCTGCAAGAAAGAGGGGCAAACCAGAAAAGGAAGGCAAG TTTATCTTG GAGGATATGATATGGAAGATAAAGCTGCAAGGGCTTATGATCTTGCTGCTCTTAAGTATTGGGGTGCTTCAACACACATCAATTTTCCG TTGGAAAACTACCATCGTGAACTCGAGGAAATGAAAAACATGACTCGGCAAGAGTACGTTGCTCACTTAAGAAG GAGAAGTAGTGGATTTTCAAGAGGTGCTTCTATGTACAGAGGCGTCACGAG GCATCATCAGCATGGCAGATGGCAAGCGAGGATTGGTCGAGTAGCCGGTAACAAGGATCTTTATCTAGGAACTTTCA GTACTCAAGAGGAAGCTGCTGAAGCTTATGATATAGCTGCAATAAAATTCCGCGGTGCGAATGCTGTCACTAACTTTGATATATCTCGGTACGACGTGGAGAAAATCATGGCGAGCAACACATTGCCTACTGGAGAGATAGCAAGGCGAAACAAGGACAGGGAGCCTAATGTAGAGGTGCCGGCCATTGAGTACAACACGGTCGGTCCGGGGAACGTGGAATGCGCCCAAGTCAAAAGTGTAGGGAACGTCCCTGACTGGAAAATGGTTCTGCGCAATCAAGAAAATTCAACAACAGAAGCTAATAATGTGAGAACCATGAACATAGGGAACTATCAAAGTTCTCCTTTCTCGGTCGGTCTGCATGATTTGATAGGCATGGACTCGAGCCATTCGATGGTGGATGATTCGGGTACTCATGTGATTCAACACTTGTCTAATCCATCTTCTCTAGTCACGAGTCTCAGCAGCTCAAGGGAGGCCAGCCCAGACAAAAAACTAACTCCTCTAGTGTTTGCGAGTTTGGGTTCGAGCAATATGAATTCTTGGATCCCAACCGCACAGCTGAGGCCCGTGCCACTCACTATGGCTCAGCTGCCTGTTTTTGCGCCATGGGACGATGCATGA